The Paenibacillus sophorae genome has a segment encoding these proteins:
- a CDS encoding ABC transporter permease: MATLSGLMRLYIWHMKLSLSRAMIYRFDFLTNLLISIIVSGLGPLVQYIFFTQTRGYPGWTLDQILLFQGILLLWFGIRELLFGDLRHSVMQMVWKGEFDRLLLKPYPPIGVLLCSGFQLNGIGSCIAGLTVTSLAFHRLHIDLTFTKLLMMMVSLVCGVILFMAVNIFYSAIVIMIVQMGRIDEMFDRITDFGNYPTNIFPVALRMVMVTFLPFAIWTYYPAQILLGRLDSLIWAASVCCVALFWLSIAAWNRCLRNYTSAGG, encoded by the coding sequence GTGGCAACTTTATCTGGACTTATGCGATTGTACATTTGGCACATGAAGCTTAGCTTGTCACGCGCCATGATCTACCGCTTTGACTTCTTGACTAACTTATTGATATCTATTATCGTCTCGGGTCTGGGGCCGCTCGTCCAGTATATTTTCTTTACACAGACGCGCGGTTACCCTGGCTGGACGCTGGATCAAATCCTGCTGTTCCAAGGCATCCTGCTCCTTTGGTTCGGTATTCGCGAACTGCTATTCGGAGATCTTCGCCATTCGGTCATGCAAATGGTCTGGAAAGGCGAGTTCGACCGGCTGCTGCTTAAGCCGTATCCGCCGATCGGCGTGCTGCTTTGCAGCGGCTTTCAGTTGAACGGCATCGGCTCTTGTATTGCCGGTTTGACCGTTACCAGCCTGGCCTTTCACCGGCTGCATATTGATTTGACTTTTACCAAGCTACTGATGATGATGGTCAGCTTGGTATGCGGCGTCATTTTGTTCATGGCTGTCAACATCTTCTACAGCGCTATCGTCATCATGATTGTGCAGATGGGGAGGATTGATGAAATGTTCGACCGGATTACCGATTTCGGGAACTACCCAACCAACATTTTTCCTGTCGCACTTCGCATGGTGATGGTTACTTTTCTGCCATTTGCCATTTGGACGTATTATCCGGCACAGATTCTGCTGGGCAGGTTGGACAGCTTGATATGGGCGGCTTCGGTTTGCTGTGTGGCGCTGTTCTGGCTGAGCATCGCAGCATGGAACCGTTGTCTGCGCAATTACACGAGTGCGGGAGGATAA